A DNA window from Comamonas fluminis contains the following coding sequences:
- a CDS encoding bleomycin resistance protein — translation MADFSTPNLPARDFDATSSFYRKLGFEETWKDRDWMILKREGLVLEFFSHPNVDPATSWFSCCFRLEDVASFFQLAIEAGIPEAAQGWPRLHRPKKEPWGGTVGALIDIDGTLIRFIQER, via the coding sequence ATGGCTGACTTTTCAACTCCCAACCTGCCCGCCCGCGACTTTGATGCCACGTCCAGCTTTTATCGCAAGCTGGGTTTCGAAGAAACCTGGAAAGACCGAGACTGGATGATTCTCAAAAGGGAAGGGCTGGTGCTTGAGTTCTTTAGCCACCCGAATGTCGACCCCGCCACCAGCTGGTTCAGCTGCTGCTTCAGGCTTGAGGATGTGGCGTCATTCTTCCAGCTGGCGATAGAGGCAGGCATACCTGAAGCAGCCCAAGGATGGCCCAGATTGCATCGCCCGAAAAAAGAGCCCTGGGGCGGCACAGTTGGGGCGTTGATTGATATTGACGGGACGCTGATTCGGTTCATTCAAGAGCGGTGA